A part of Vigna radiata var. radiata cultivar VC1973A chromosome 11, Vradiata_ver6, whole genome shotgun sequence genomic DNA contains:
- the LOC106776745 gene encoding uncharacterized protein LOC106776745 — protein sequence MTRANHSPLYTLDPEIGRTRKGIKKERIQSRFEGTGSVLEVSDSSETEEMDTGTRERTLKELANQDIGYQPLCIQVPHVQGAPNFDLRSGFIQLLPKFHGSAGEDPHKHIMEFTVICSTMRPLDVPEEIVKMKAFPFSLQDAAKEWLFSQHIPITSWGDMKRKFLERFFPASRTAAVRKEISGIRQLPGENLFEYWERFNRLCSTCPNHQINEELLLQYFYEGLLPQERNMIDATSGGTLMDKTPSAARSLIANMAENYQQTYTRGGSSKGVHEIQLNAISDAVRNNIFNENNMLLGNKILELIELMRQMALGGQVNAVRRYCGLCASDQHFSDQCSQLQDTTGAESVAAAFQNQQGNFRQNNQPWQTHNQPQHYNHASSSQHQGWRNMMNPRYEPPPYNQQSGQQPNGLIQNMNQYTQQNRQNASYGGQNQQYRQIQQQIQPKMDPTLEATINDLKMQIGQLAHAVNELVNMKSRGIPAQPLVNLKGESSS from the coding sequence ATGACCAGGGCCAACCACAGCCCTCTCTATACATTGGATCCAGAGATTGGCAGAACCAGGAAAGGGatcaagaaagaaagaatccAGAGTAGATTTGAAGGCACAGGATCAGTCCTGGAAGTGTCAGATTCATCAGAAACTGAGGAGATGGATACTGGGACTAGAGAAAGAACATTGAAGGAGTTAGCCAATCAAGACATTGGGTATCAGCCCCTGTGCATCCAAGTTCCTCACGTCCAAGGAGCCCCCAACTTTGATTTAAGGTCTGGATTCATCCAACTACTTCCCAAATTCCATGGGTCAGCAGGGGAGGACCCTCACAAGCACATAATGGAGTTCACTGTGATCTGCTCAACCATGAGACCGCTGGACGTACCTGAGGAGATTGTTAAAATGAAAGCCTTCCCATTTTCCCTACAGGATGCTGCCAAGGAGTGGCTGTTTTCACAGCATATACCTATAACCAGTTGGGGAGACATGAAGAGAAAATTTCTGGAACGATTTTTTCCAGCATCGAGAACAGCAGCAGTGAGAAAGGAGATCAGTGGCATCAGGCAGCTGCCTGGAGAGAACCTGTTTGAGTATTGGGAACGCTTTAATAGACTGTGTTCCACCTGCCCCAACCACCAAATCAATGAAGAGCTGCTGCTGCAGTACTTTTATGAAGGGTTGCTGCCTCAAGAAAGAAACATGATAGATGCAACAAGTGGAGGCACTCTCATGGATAAGACACCTTCTGCAGCAAGGAGTTTAATTGCAAACATGGCTGAAAACTATCAACAGACATACACAAGAGGTGGCAGCAGCAAAGGAGTCCATGAGATTCAGCTGAATGCAATCTCTGATGCAGTGAGGAACAACATTTTCAATGAAAACAACATGCTGCTGGGGAATAAGATACTGGAGCTGATTGAATTAATGAGGCAAATGGCTCTTGGCGGCCAGGTAAATGCAGTTAGGAGATACTGTGGGCTGTGTGCATCAGACCAACACTTCAGTGACCAATGTTCTCAACTTCAAGACACCACTGGAGCTGAATCAGTGGCAGCTGCATTCCAGAACCAACAAGGCAACTTTAGACAGAATAATCAGCCATGGCAGACCCACAATCAGCCACAACATTACAACCATGCTTCTAGCTCACAACATCAGGGGTGGAGAAATATGATGAATCCAAGATATGAGCCTCCTCCATATAATCAACAGAGTGGACAACAGCCAAATGGGTTGATCCAGAACATGAACCAGTATACACAACAAAATAGGCAGAATGCATCATATGGAGGGCAGAACCAGCAGTATAGGCAGattcaacaacaaatacaacCCAAAATGGACCCAACTCTGGAGGCAACAATAAATGATTTGAAGATGCAAATTGGGCAGCTGGCTCATGCAGTGAACGAATTGGTGAACATGAAATCAAGAGGCATACCTGCACAGCCCTTGGTCAACCTAAAAGGAGAAAGCAGCTCATAG